The Terriglobales bacterium genomic interval ATTGAGTTCGGCACTCCGCGAGAGGTCTTGTTCGCCGCCAGGCTGCCGCTGGAGTTCGGCGATCGCATCCGGCTGGTGAATGCGGAGGGGCTGCTGGAGGCGGAAGCCGAAGTTGTCGCTGTGCAATACCACGAGGGCAAGACCGCAGTCGCTGCCCGCTTTATCGGGCCGGTTGCGAATTGGGTCATTCGAAAATGAGCACCGCCACCATGTCATTGCGCGAGATCGCCGCCCAATGGCGAGCGGACCGCCGCATTTATCCCATCTACGCCAGCATCGTGCGCCAGTTCGAACTCGGGATCGAGCCCTGCCGCGACCTGGAATCTCCGATCGACCGCAACGACCCCGAGGTCCTGGAGAAGATCGCTGCCTGGTTCGACGCCGTGGACGCGCGCAGCCATGCAGGACACCTGCGCCAGGCGCTGCAGACCGCCAAGGTCGCCAAGGAAGACAACTTGAGGGCGCTGCTGGGACGCTTTCTCGGCAAGGAAAAGAAAAGCCCCGCCGACCGTGACAAGGTGGATTTCCTGCTGGTCCAGTACTTCTCCCAGTGTGCTCCCCACTCCATGCACGATCGCGAACTGGAGCTCGACGACATCGCCCAGGTGCTGGAGCCGGTGCTGGGCGAGACGGTCCCCCATCAGCCGCGCTGGCTCGAAGTGCTCGATGGCGAACTGGCGAGACTGAAGGAATGCAAGACGTTCCACGAGCTGTTGGAGAAGGGAATCCTGGCGCACGTCCGCCAGCTCAAGGAAGAGGCCGGGGAGATGTATTTCGGCTCGGGGGCTATGCTGGCCTTTACCCGATTCAATTTTGTCGCCCGGCATGCCTTCTTCCGGCTCCTGCATGCGGACCTGGGAACCATGCGTCACGCGCTGCACGAACTCGAGAAGCGGGGTATCAAGCACTTGGATTGCCGGGCCGCGGGACTCTCGGACAAGGAGCCGCTGAACAACGTGGCGGCGATCTGGCACGACTGGAAGACCCCGTTCCGGGCGCCCTACGCGGCAGGTCAGCCGTTCGAGCGCATGATGAAGGTTGCGCGCATCGTGGAGCAGGAGGCCACAAAGCCTGTGCCCGCACCACAGCCGGCGCCCGAGCCGCCAAAAGCAACCGCAGCGCCGAAGCCGGCCGCTGAGAAAGCGAAGCCCGCGCCGCTACCCGCAGTGGCGAAACCATCCCCCGCTCCGACCAAGGCGGAAACTCAGCCAGTGATGGATGTGCAGTCCTGCCTGGAGCACATCGCCGAACAACTCATCGGCGAGGTGCAGGCGACGCCCACCTCGGTGGCCACCATCCACTACCACGATTCGAAGGTCCTGCTTTCCTCGTGGGAAGTGGCGGCATTCACCAAGGGTGGCAATGACGCCGCCGACGCGCTGCAACGCGCGGTGGCCGGCCGGACCATCCTGCTGGAAGCGGTCGAACGGAAGAAGAAGGGTGTTCCGGCGGCCGATCTGCCGGAGGCGACCAAGCTGGCCCACGCCGAGGTCGCACTCCTGCAGGAGAGCATCGCGAAGGCCAAGGAGCGCAAAGACATCGACGCGGCGGTGAACCTGGCCGCGACTTGCAAGCGGATGCTGGGGCTGATCGAGGAAGCGGAGAAGCTGAGCCGTTAGGGAGAGATTGACGTGGACAATGTTCTGATCATCGCGGACGACGCCGATTTCACCCGCAGTCTGGTCGGTCGCTGGCAGATGGAGCGCGCCGTGCCGACCTTCACCCAGGTGACCAGCGAACTGTGGACGCCGTCTGTGCAGGCGGGCTATCCGCTCACCGTGATCGGCCCGATTGCGCCGGCGCGCCTGGATAGCATCCTCAGCAGCCTGGAGGCGTATCACGCGCTGGGGATCTGCGTCACCGATGACGGCAGCCGGGTGCAGGGGATCCGCACCGCCCATCCCCGTATCCTGGTGTTCCGCCAGTACGACGGTTGGGTGGATACGCTGGTGCTCCTGGCCGCCGAGATGCTCAAGCGCGTCGATGTCCTCTCGCAGTTGCGGCGTGCCGAACAGGCCGCGGCCAGCGACCATCGCCATGCCACCCTCGGCCGCTACATCCTGGAGATGCGGCACAGTTTCAACAACGCCCTCACCTCCGTGCTGGGCAATGCCGAATTGCTGCTGCTGGAACCGGGAGCGGTGTCGGCGCAGGTGCGCGAGCAGATCGACACCATCCACAGCATGGCGCTACGCATGCACGAAATCATGCAGCGGCTGTCCTCGCTGGAAGCGGAGATGAACTGCACTGAGAAATTCTCTCAAAATGAGACGTCGCCCTCGTCTCAGGCCTATGCCATCCGTTTCTAGTGCACCGCAGAGCTTAGCTAAGTAACTGATTCCCTTATAGTTAAAAAAAGTGATACAAAGGGTCCAGGCTGCGGTAACGTGGCCGCGCAATTGCACTTCTATCTGCGGACCATCAGCTTATGAGGTTTGGTGCGTGAAGAAGATCCTGATCGTGGACGATTCGCAGTCGGAGGCCAAGGTGATGCAGTCGGTGCTCCAGCAGGCAGGCTACTGGCCGGTGGCCATCCACGATTCCACCAAGATCGAGCAGACCATCGACGTGGAGCGTCCGGCGCTGATCCTGCTGGATGTGGTGATGCCGCAGCGCAATGGCTTTCAGGCGTGCCGCGAGTTGAAGGGAAGCGCCGAGTACGGCCGCATCCCCATCGTCCTGGTGACGTCGAAGAGCAGCGACAGCGACAAGTTCTGGGGCCAGCAGCAAGGGGCCGATGGGTACGTGGTCAAGCCCTTCACCCCGGCGCAGCTCCTGGTGGCGGTCCAGAAGTTCGTAGGCTGAGTGAAGATGGCGGAGAACCCACAACTCGAACCGCAAGCGCAGCCGGCGGAAACCGCTGAACCACAGGTTGCGCCAGAGGAGCAACTGCCCGAGTCGCAGTACTGCATCTTTCGGGCAGGGCGGGAGCGCTTCTCTCTGTCCGTGCTGGACGTCGAGGAAGTGGTGGAATGGCCGGCGGTGACGCGCATGCCGCTGTCGCCGGCGTTCCTGATGGGAATCTTCAACCTGCGCGGTTCCATCGTGCCGGTGATCGACATCGCCTTCACCGAAGGCCGGCGTCCGGACCTGCCCCCCAAGCACGTCGTGGTCGGCGTGCTGAAGGGAGATGGCGAGCGCGACGACCTGCGTTTGGGCATCGCCGCCGACGAAGTCATCGGGACTTACAGCACCAGCGAATCGCTCCTGGTGGACGAGGCCCCGAAGGATGTGCCGCACTGCTGCGGCATGCTGCGCCACGACGATCGTCTGGCGCTGCACCTGGATTTGAAGAAAGTCACCGAGACGTTCCCCGTCCCGGTGATCTAGCCGGCAGCTAGGAGCTAGCCGCCGGTTGTACTTGGAGGCCGTATGAAAGGTCGAGTGAATTCGACGATCTGGATGCTGGTCCTGGTGAACGTGGTCGCCATGGCCGCGATGCTGGGGCTGGGCTACGGAGCCGGAGCCTGGGCCAAGGGCCTGCCCATCCTGGACGCGGTGAGCGCGTCCAGCCAGGCGGGCATGCGCCTGCTGGGCGGGCTGCTGGTGCTCTTCATCGCCGCGGGCATCACGTTCATCGTGCTGGGCAGCAAGGTGTCCAAGCCGGTGAAGGAGCTGACGGAGTTCTCCGAGCGTCTGGCGGCGGGCGATTACCGCGCCTCGGCCGACATCGACTCGCAGGACGACTTCGGCTTCATCGCCCAGAACATGAACCGCACCGCGGAGAAGATCTCCAAAACGGTCTTCCACCAGGAGGCGCAGGAGAACCTGCAGCGCTCGGTGACCGACTTCCTGACCATCGTCAGCCAGATCGCGCGCGGCGACCTGACCCTGCGCGGCAAGGTCACCAACGATGCGCTGGGCAACGTGGTGGACTCGGTCAACTACATGCTCGACAACTTCACCAAGGTGCTGGAGCGCGTGCGCAAGGGCGCCCTCGACGTCTCCAGCAGCTCCAACCAGATCCTGGTGGCCTCCGAGCAGATGCTCAATGGCGCGGTGCAGCAGGACCAGGAGATCACCAACACCTCGTCGGCGGTGGAAGAGCTGACGGTGTCGATGAAGCAGGTGTCGAACAACGCCGAGGCGAGCGCCGAAGCCGCCCGCCGCGCGCTGGACGCCGCCGAGCAGGGCAACCGCGCGGTGCGCGACACGCTGGACGGCATGCAGCGCATCCGGGCGTCGGTGCAGGCCACGGCCAAGAAGATCAAGTCGCTGGGCGACCGCTCGCTGGAGATCAGCGAGATCATCAGCGTCATCAACGACATCACCGAGCAGACCAACCTGCTGGCGCTCAACGCCGCCATCGAAGCGGCGCGCGCCGGCGAGGCCGGTCGCGGGTTCGCGGTGGTTGCCGACGAAGTCCGCAAGCTGGCCGAGCACTCGCGCAACGCCACCAAGGACATCGCCGCCCTGATCAAGGCCATCCAGGCGGAAACCAACGAGGCCGTGGTGGTCATGGAGGAGGGCACCAAGGAAGTGGAAGTCGGCGCCCGCCTGGCCGACCAGGCCGGCAAGGCGCTGGAAGCCATTTCGTCCGTCGTCCGCCAGTCGGCCGAGCTGGTGCAGGAGATCTCACTGGCTTCGAAGCAGCAGGTGCGCGGCACCGAAGGCGTGGCCAACGCCATGCAGATCATCTCCAACATCACGCGCCAGACCTCGCAGGGCGCCCGCCAGACGGCGCGCACCGTCGAAGAGCTGGTGAAGCTCTCCGAGCAATTGAACGAGGCCCTGTCGCAGTTCCGCGTCAGCACGGCCGCGGGTCCGGTCGAAGTGAAAGAACTCTCGGCCGCCATCAGCCGCCGGTAAACCGAGGACAGGCGGGAAGGTCCCATGGTGGAGAGGAACCAGGGCACGGTCAGCAGCCACGAGTTGTCGGAGATCCGCGCGCTCATCGAGCAGCGCTCGGGCATCCACTTCGACGACTCGCGCGAGCGCTTTCTCATCGCCCGCGTGCGCGAGCACATGAGCGACAAGCGCATGCTGCACGGGACCGACCTGATGCGCCTCATCCGCGGCTCCAACGTGGAATACGACGCCCTGGTGGAGCGGCTGCTCACCCAGGAAACCTCCTTCTTCCGCTATCCCGCCGTGTTCGCCGCGCTAGAGCGCAAGGTACTGCCCGAACTGCACATGAAGAAGTTCTGGGAGAACCCGCGCAGCCTGCGCATCTGGTCGGCGGGTTGCGCTTCCGGCGAAGAGCCCTATTCCGTCGCTATCACCCTGGCGGAGTCGCTGGAATTCGCCGACGCCTGGAACATCCACATCCTGGCCACCGATATCAGCAAGCAGGCGCTGCAGCATGCCGAGCGCGGTGTCTACCCCCGGCGCGAGCTGGCCAGCCTCGACCTGCGGCAGCTGGAGAACTATTTCGTGCGGGTGGGCGACCAGTTCATGGTCAAGCCCCGCATCCGCAACATGGTCAGCTTCGCCCCGGTGAACCTGGCCAACGGCGTGTACATGGGACGGTTCGACTGCATCTTCTGCATGAACGTCCTGATCTACTTCACCGAGGAGCGGCGCTCACAGGTCATCCAGCGCTTCTACGATTACCTCGAGCCCGGCGGTTATCTGTTCCTCGGCCACTCCGAGTCGGTGGCGCGGCTGCCGGTGAACTTCGAGACCACCGTGGCCGGCGACTGCCTCCTCTACCAGAGGCCCAACAGCAGCGTTGCGCGGCGCTCCAACGCAGCCGCTGCCCGGGAGAGCCTATGAGCGCCCCGGGCCAGGATTTCGTCGAAGTCTTCCTCCAGGAAGCGTCCGAGCACCTGCAGTTCCTGCGGGAGTACTCGGGGCTGCTGTTGGACCCTTATCCGGCGGCCGACGACTTGGACCGCCTGTACGTTTCCGCCCACACCCTGGGCGGCGCCTCGGCGATGTACGGCTTCCCGCTGTTCTCGGAGATCGCGGGCAAGCTGGCGCACATCTTCCAGTACGCGATGAATGCGACCATCGGAGCGGAAGCGGCCCCTCCGCTGGTCGAATTCATCTCGGAAGCGGTGGCGGTACTGGAGTCGGACCTGCTGATGATCAGCGCCACCGGAGGCGAAGCCGCCGAAGACATCACCGCCTTCAAGCAGAAGTATCCCTTCGCCTTCACCGGGCCCACGCCGGAGGAGCGAGAGAAGGAAGCGGCGCTGGAAGCGGCGGCGTCGGTCGAGCATCCGGCAGCGGCTCCGGAACCGCCGCCGCAGTTCGCCGAGCTGCCCCAGGACGGCGATGTGCCGCCCGAGATCCTCGAGTTCTTCGTGCCCGAGGCGGAAGAGCACCTGCAAGTCGTCACCGATTGCCTGCTCTCCCTCGAAACCAATCCGAATCCCGAAGAGATCCACCGCCTGTTCCGGGCCATGCACACCATCAAGGGGTCGGCGGCACAGGTGGGGCTGCACCGCATCGCGCATGTCGCCCACCGGGCCGAGGACCTGGTGGGACGCCTGCGCGACGGTGAGCTGATGCCTTCCGCCCAGATCGTGGACATCTGCCTGGAAGCGGTGGACACGCTCAAGAAGTTCCTCTACCGCCAGTGGCCTGACGACCAGGCGATGCAGTCGGCGGTGACGTCGCTGCTGACCCGCATCGCGCACCTGGCGCCGGAAGAGAGGGAACCTGCTGTCGCGGCAGCCGTGCCCACGCAGGTAGCCGAGACCTTGGTAGAGACGCCACTTGGGACGTCTTCTGAGACGCAGCAAGCTGCGTCTCTACCAGAACTTGCCGCCGAAGCCCAGACCCTTGCCGCTCAGGCCGCCGAACTCTCGCAAGAGCTGGAAGCCGCGCGCGCCCAGACCCAGGCCCTCCGTGCCGAGCTTGTGGAAGCCGCCAGGCCGGAGCCGGCAGTCGAATCCAAGGAAGCGGAGGCCGAGGCGGCCAAGAAAGAGCCCGCGGGCGTGCCGCAGTCCAAGTCCGTCCGCATCGCTCTGGAGCGCCTGGACCGCATGATGAATGCGGTCGGCGAACTGGTCATCAACCGTACCCGCATGGTGGGACGTCTCAACGAACTGGAGAAGCTGGCCGACGTGCTGAACTTCTCCAAGGCCCGCATGTCCGACAAGGTCGCCGAATTCCAGGAGAAGTACGAGTTCGGCCGCCTGGCGAGCGGCAACTTCGCTCCCACCCCGAAGCACGTCGATCCGTACCCGTTCTCCGGGGGCTACTCCAGCTATTCTCATTCCTTCGATCCCGCGCTGGCCGAGTTCAGCGAGCTGGAGATGGACCGCTACGACGACTTCAACATCCTCTCGCGCTCGCTGACCGAGATCTCCGCCGACATCACCGAGGTGCTGACCCAGCTCGACGGCTTCGTGCGCCGCGTGGATTCCGACATCGACGAGTTCACCAAGCTGGCCCACCGCCTGCAGGATGAGATCACCCAGGCCCGCATGGTACCCATTGGCAACCTCTACACCCGCCTGACCCGCACCGTGCGCGACGCCGCCAAGGCCGCGGGCAAGCATGTGGAGCTCACCCTGGCCGGGGCCGAGACTGAGCTCGACAACAACATCATCCAGCAGATCTCCGACCCGCTCATCCACCTGGTGCGCAACGCGGTGGCCCACGGCATCGAGCGTCACGACGACCGCTACGCCGCCGGCAAGCCTGACCAGGGCAACGTCGCGGTTCGCGCCTACCACCGCGGCAATCACATCTACATCGAGGTCGAGGACGACGGGCGGGGCATCGACTACGAGAAGGTCCGCAGCACCGCGGTCGAGAATAGCCTGGTCAGCGCGGAAGACGCTGCCAAGCTGGGCGAGCGCGACCTGCTCGAACTCCTCTTCCACCCCGGCTTCTCAACCGCGCCGCGCAAGACGGAACTCGCCGGCCGCGGCGTCGGCCTGGACGTGGTGCGGGCCAACCTTTCGCAGCTGAATGGCGAGATCGAGATCGAGACCCAGAAGGGAGTGGGCTCGCGCTTCACCCTCAAGGTCCCGCTCACCCTCATCATTTCCCAGGCGCTGTTCGTGCGCTGCGGCGAGAGCGTGTTCGCCCTGCCTTTGGCCTTCGTCGAAGAGATCCGCCGCCTGAAGGAGTCGGACATCGAGGAAGTCGGTGGCAAGCTGCTGACCAAGGTGCGCGACGTGGTCACCGAGGTGGTCCGGCTCGACCAGTCGCTCGGCCTGGAACGCGTCGAGCCGGTCAACGGCTACTACCGGCTGGTGATCGTCAATGTCGCAGGGCGGCAGGTTGGCGTGGTGGTCGAAGAGGTCATCCGCAAGGACGAGATCGTCATCAAGAGCCTGGGCGAGTACATGCGCAATGTGAAGCTGTTCCCCGGGGCCACCATCGCGCCCGACGGCAGCCTCATCCTGCTGATCGACGTCAACCGCCTGGTCGCCGGCGAATCCATCGAGCGGCGGCCGCTGATGACCAGCGCCACCGCGGCCCGCATCTTCGCTCCCGGCGCCGCCGCCGTGGCCCGCGGCGAGATCCCGGCGGAAGCCATCGACCAAGTGGCGCCCGAGAAAGTCGTCGTGCTGGCGGACGATTCCATCAGCGTCCGCAAGTTCGTGGGCCGCATGCTGGAGAAGGCCGGCTACCGCGTGCGCCTGGCGGCCGACGGTCTCGAGGCGTTAGAGATCGCAACCCAGAATCGCTGCGACCTGGTGATCACCGACCTGGAGATGCCGCGCACCAACGGCTACGAGCTGATGACCCACCTGCGGCAGCAACCCGAGACCCGCTCCCTCCCGGTCATGGTGGTGACCTCGCGCGCCGGCGTCAAGCATCGCGAGCGCGCGCTCAAGGAAGGCGCATCGGCGTTCCTGACCAAGCCGGTGCAGGAAGACCAGTTCATTGCGGCGGTGGCGCAGCTGATCGGCAGCGCCGCCCCCGTGCACAAAGACGCTGCGGCCGAGACGGTGCCCTGATCATGGCAGGCAAACGAATCCGGGTGTTGATCGTGGACGATTCGGCGTTCATGCGCAAGGTGCTGCAAAGCATCCTGACCGCCGAGCCCGACATGGAAGTGTGCGGGGAAGCGCGCGACGGGCGCGAAGCCTTGGCCCAGAGCGATGCCCTGTCTCCCGACGTCATCACCATGGACATTAACATGCCGCACATGGACGGGCTCCAGGCCACCGAGCTCATCATGTCGCAGAAGCCGCGGCCCATCCTGATCGTCAGCTCGGAGTCGCGCGAAGGCGCCGACACCACCCTCAAGGCGCTGGAGCTCGGGGCCATCGATTTCGTTGCCAAGCCCTCGGCCGGCGTGGACCTGGACATGAATTCGGTGCGCGCGGAATTGACCCGCAAGCTCAAGATGGCGGCCAAAGTGCGCGTGGTGCGCACCGCGGTGCGCAGCAAGCTCCAGCAAGAGATCGCGACCTCGGCGCCGCGGGTCGAGCCGGCGCCCATGCCACCGCGCCCGGCCCCGACCACTCCCGGGGCGGCGCTGGTCAGCCGGGCCAACGGCAAGTTCCCGGTCGTGGTCATTGCCTCCTCCACCGGCGGGCCCGCGACCCTGATGAAGTTCGTCCCTATGTTCCCCAAGGACTTTCCCGGCACTGTCATCTTGGTGCAGCACATGCCGGGGACCTTTACCTCGCAGTTCGCGCAGCAGTTGGGCGAGATCGCGCAGATCAAGGTCAAGGACGCGGAGCAGGGCGAGATCCTGCAGCCCTCGACCTTCTACGTCTGTCCGGGCTCGCACCACCTGCGCATCACGCCCACCGGGCGCATCACCCTGGACAATGGCCCGCGCATCACCGGCTACCGGCCCTGCGCCGACGTTTCCATGGAGACGGCTGCCGCATTCGCCGGTCCCATGAGCATCGCCGTCGTGCTCACCGGCATGGGCAATGACGCCTCCCTGGGCGTGCAGAAAGTGAAGGCCGCCGGCGGCCACGTGATCGCCCAGGACGAAAGCACCTCCGTGATCTTCGGCATGAACGCGGAAGCCATCAAGACCGGCTGCGTGGACCAGGTGCTCCCCTTGGACAATGTCTTTGCCGCCATCGAGAAGCGCGTGCTGTACGTTTTCGGCGCCGCGCGGGTAGGTGCCCTGTGAGGATCGTCCGGGCCGAGACGCGCAAGCGGGTGCACCATGGCGAGCCGATGATTCTGTTCGCCGTGGGCGGCACCACCTTCGCCATCGCCGCCGCCGAGGTGGACGAGATCCGCGACCTCTCCGGCCTGGAGCCTCTGCACCCCGCGCACCTCGGGCCCAAGTTCGCCAAGTTCAAACACACCCTGCAGCGCGACGGGCGCACTTATTTCGTGGTGGACGCCAACACCCACTTCCGCGTGCTGCCCACGCGTCACACCCGCCTGCTGGTGCTGCGCGGCGCGCCCGCTGCTGTCCTGGTGGACGCCATCGACCGCATGACCGAGATCGCCAGCCTGCGCCCCCTGCCCAAGGCATTCGCCGGCGAGGAGCGTGATTGGTATCGTGGGCTGGCTCTCTTGAAGGAGGATGTCGTGCCCGTGGTGGCCCCGGGCGCTTTCCTTAGCAAGGCGGAGGGCATAGTCTTGAAGGCAGCGCTCGAGAAGCAGGCCGCGAAGGGAGCGGTCGCCGGATGACACGCACCTTCAAAGGCGAGCCGTCCTTCGTCCTCTTCCCCCTGGGGAAGAAGCGCTTTGCCTTGCCCGCCGGCGTCGTGACCGAACTGGCCCGCCCCGACCGCCTGCGGTCCTTCCCGCACACTACGCGGATGCTGGCTGGCGTGCTGTTGCGGCGCGGCCAGATCGTGCCGGTCTGCGACATCGCTCCGGTACTGGTGGGCGAAGATGCGGCGCCCCGCAAGTTCTTCCTCATCGCCAATCGCTACTTTGGAAACACCCGCGAGTGGACCGCCATCCCGGTCAGCGGCGAATGCGAATTGGCGAGCACCGAGTTGCTGCCGGTCACGGGCAAGCTCCCCCGGTACGTGATCGGGTTGCTCTCGCTGGCGGATGAGATCGTGCAAGTCCTGGACCTGGGGCTGCTGCACGCAGCGGAGGCGACCGCATGAACACCATGTCCGCTGAGGCGCCCAAGCTGCTGCTCATCGACAGCAACGTCTTCTTCGCCAGGCGCCTGTCCGATGCCCTGAAGTCCGAAGGCTTTGACGTGGAGCATTGCACCCAATCGGCCTACGCCCTGACCATGCTGGAGTGGAACACGCCCTCCGCCATCCTGTGCGCCACCAATCTGCGCGAGATGGGCGCCTACGAGATCCCGCGCATCCTGCACTCCGACATCAAGACCGCGCACATCCCCATCATCGCCATGGGCGACGGCGGCGACCAGGCGCTGATGGAGGCGTTCCGCGCCGGCTGCGACGATTACGTGGACCGCCGCCTCGGGCCTGAGCACATCGCCACCCACATCCGCACCTTCCTGAGGAGCCACACCGAGGGCTTCCAGCCGACGCAGATGCTGGGCGCCACCGACACTGCGCTGAGCGGCAGCCTGTCGCATCTCGACCTGCCGGGTGTGGTGCAAATGCTTTGTCATTCCCGCCAGAGCGGGGCGCTGCACG includes:
- a CDS encoding histidine kinase dimerization/phospho-acceptor domain-containing protein, translating into MDNVLIIADDADFTRSLVGRWQMERAVPTFTQVTSELWTPSVQAGYPLTVIGPIAPARLDSILSSLEAYHALGICVTDDGSRVQGIRTAHPRILVFRQYDGWVDTLVLLAAEMLKRVDVLSQLRRAEQAAASDHRHATLGRYILEMRHSFNNALTSVLGNAELLLLEPGAVSAQVREQIDTIHSMALRMHEIMQRLSSLEAEMNCTEKFSQNETSPSSQAYAIRF
- a CDS encoding response regulator, producing the protein MKKILIVDDSQSEAKVMQSVLQQAGYWPVAIHDSTKIEQTIDVERPALILLDVVMPQRNGFQACRELKGSAEYGRIPIVLVTSKSSDSDKFWGQQQGADGYVVKPFTPAQLLVAVQKFVG
- a CDS encoding chemotaxis protein CheW; this translates as MAENPQLEPQAQPAETAEPQVAPEEQLPESQYCIFRAGRERFSLSVLDVEEVVEWPAVTRMPLSPAFLMGIFNLRGSIVPVIDIAFTEGRRPDLPPKHVVVGVLKGDGERDDLRLGIAADEVIGTYSTSESLLVDEAPKDVPHCCGMLRHDDRLALHLDLKKVTETFPVPVI
- a CDS encoding methyl-accepting chemotaxis protein; the protein is MNSTIWMLVLVNVVAMAAMLGLGYGAGAWAKGLPILDAVSASSQAGMRLLGGLLVLFIAAGITFIVLGSKVSKPVKELTEFSERLAAGDYRASADIDSQDDFGFIAQNMNRTAEKISKTVFHQEAQENLQRSVTDFLTIVSQIARGDLTLRGKVTNDALGNVVDSVNYMLDNFTKVLERVRKGALDVSSSSNQILVASEQMLNGAVQQDQEITNTSSAVEELTVSMKQVSNNAEASAEAARRALDAAEQGNRAVRDTLDGMQRIRASVQATAKKIKSLGDRSLEISEIISVINDITEQTNLLALNAAIEAARAGEAGRGFAVVADEVRKLAEHSRNATKDIAALIKAIQAETNEAVVVMEEGTKEVEVGARLADQAGKALEAISSVVRQSAELVQEISLASKQQVRGTEGVANAMQIISNITRQTSQGARQTARTVEELVKLSEQLNEALSQFRVSTAAGPVEVKELSAAISRR
- a CDS encoding protein-glutamate O-methyltransferase CheR — protein: MVERNQGTVSSHELSEIRALIEQRSGIHFDDSRERFLIARVREHMSDKRMLHGTDLMRLIRGSNVEYDALVERLLTQETSFFRYPAVFAALERKVLPELHMKKFWENPRSLRIWSAGCASGEEPYSVAITLAESLEFADAWNIHILATDISKQALQHAERGVYPRRELASLDLRQLENYFVRVGDQFMVKPRIRNMVSFAPVNLANGVYMGRFDCIFCMNVLIYFTEERRSQVIQRFYDYLEPGGYLFLGHSESVARLPVNFETTVAGDCLLYQRPNSSVARRSNAAAARESL
- a CDS encoding response regulator codes for the protein MSAPGQDFVEVFLQEASEHLQFLREYSGLLLDPYPAADDLDRLYVSAHTLGGASAMYGFPLFSEIAGKLAHIFQYAMNATIGAEAAPPLVEFISEAVAVLESDLLMISATGGEAAEDITAFKQKYPFAFTGPTPEEREKEAALEAAASVEHPAAAPEPPPQFAELPQDGDVPPEILEFFVPEAEEHLQVVTDCLLSLETNPNPEEIHRLFRAMHTIKGSAAQVGLHRIAHVAHRAEDLVGRLRDGELMPSAQIVDICLEAVDTLKKFLYRQWPDDQAMQSAVTSLLTRIAHLAPEEREPAVAAAVPTQVAETLVETPLGTSSETQQAASLPELAAEAQTLAAQAAELSQELEAARAQTQALRAELVEAARPEPAVESKEAEAEAAKKEPAGVPQSKSVRIALERLDRMMNAVGELVINRTRMVGRLNELEKLADVLNFSKARMSDKVAEFQEKYEFGRLASGNFAPTPKHVDPYPFSGGYSSYSHSFDPALAEFSELEMDRYDDFNILSRSLTEISADITEVLTQLDGFVRRVDSDIDEFTKLAHRLQDEITQARMVPIGNLYTRLTRTVRDAAKAAGKHVELTLAGAETELDNNIIQQISDPLIHLVRNAVAHGIERHDDRYAAGKPDQGNVAVRAYHRGNHIYIEVEDDGRGIDYEKVRSTAVENSLVSAEDAAKLGERDLLELLFHPGFSTAPRKTELAGRGVGLDVVRANLSQLNGEIEIETQKGVGSRFTLKVPLTLIISQALFVRCGESVFALPLAFVEEIRRLKESDIEEVGGKLLTKVRDVVTEVVRLDQSLGLERVEPVNGYYRLVIVNVAGRQVGVVVEEVIRKDEIVIKSLGEYMRNVKLFPGATIAPDGSLILLIDVNRLVAGESIERRPLMTSATAARIFAPGAAAVARGEIPAEAIDQVAPEKVVVLADDSISVRKFVGRMLEKAGYRVRLAADGLEALEIATQNRCDLVITDLEMPRTNGYELMTHLRQQPETRSLPVMVVTSRAGVKHRERALKEGASAFLTKPVQEDQFIAAVAQLIGSAAPVHKDAAAETVP
- a CDS encoding chemotaxis response regulator protein-glutamate methylesterase, translated to MAGKRIRVLIVDDSAFMRKVLQSILTAEPDMEVCGEARDGREALAQSDALSPDVITMDINMPHMDGLQATELIMSQKPRPILIVSSESREGADTTLKALELGAIDFVAKPSAGVDLDMNSVRAELTRKLKMAAKVRVVRTAVRSKLQQEIATSAPRVEPAPMPPRPAPTTPGAALVSRANGKFPVVVIASSTGGPATLMKFVPMFPKDFPGTVILVQHMPGTFTSQFAQQLGEIAQIKVKDAEQGEILQPSTFYVCPGSHHLRITPTGRITLDNGPRITGYRPCADVSMETAAAFAGPMSIAVVLTGMGNDASLGVQKVKAAGGHVIAQDESTSVIFGMNAEAIKTGCVDQVLPLDNVFAAIEKRVLYVFGAARVGAL
- a CDS encoding chemotaxis protein CheW, with the translated sequence MRIVRAETRKRVHHGEPMILFAVGGTTFAIAAAEVDEIRDLSGLEPLHPAHLGPKFAKFKHTLQRDGRTYFVVDANTHFRVLPTRHTRLLVLRGAPAAVLVDAIDRMTEIASLRPLPKAFAGEERDWYRGLALLKEDVVPVVAPGAFLSKAEGIVLKAALEKQAAKGAVAG
- a CDS encoding chemotaxis protein CheW codes for the protein MTRTFKGEPSFVLFPLGKKRFALPAGVVTELARPDRLRSFPHTTRMLAGVLLRRGQIVPVCDIAPVLVGEDAAPRKFFLIANRYFGNTREWTAIPVSGECELASTELLPVTGKLPRYVIGLLSLADEIVQVLDLGLLHAAEATA
- a CDS encoding DUF4388 domain-containing protein codes for the protein MNTMSAEAPKLLLIDSNVFFARRLSDALKSEGFDVEHCTQSAYALTMLEWNTPSAILCATNLREMGAYEIPRILHSDIKTAHIPIIAMGDGGDQALMEAFRAGCDDYVDRRLGPEHIATHIRTFLRSHTEGFQPTQMLGATDTALSGSLSHLDLPGVVQMLCHSRQSGALHVNSRLVDGIIFFDSGDISHAEAGDMIGDDAVVQIVKCCNGEEIGVYKFVPGAAATTRTVLRGATELMLEALREVDEDAKTTEGGA